The stretch of DNA TGTTACTACAATATCATCATGAGCAACATGAATATTGTGTTTAGAATAATACGTTGAAATTTTTTGTCTATATACTTCAGATCCTTCCGATCTTGAATACGCTAATACGTCTATGTTACTCTCTTTTACCGCTTGTAAAGCAATTTTAGGAGTTTTAATATCAGGTTGTCCAATATTTAAATAATATATGCTTTTCCCTTTTTTCACAGCTTCTTCAGCATAAGGAACTAACTTACGTATGGGTGATGCAGGCATTTGTTGCCCTTTTTTAGATATTGTTGGCATTGATTATAAATTATGCTGCAAAGTTGAGAAAATTATCTTAAATTTTTTTTAAAAAACAGTACTAAATAATTGAGTTAATCTAAAAGATTCGTAAATTCATTCTATGAAAATTGTATTCTTCTCAATTAAGAAGCTTTTAACTCTGATTTTAGTGTTTTTTTGCTTCAGTAATCTTAGTTTTTCTCAAAATAAATTTGTTATTCAAAACAAGAACCAGTCAGATAGAGTTAAGTTCAAATTAATAAATAATTTAATTATAATTCCTGTTGAAGTTAACGGCGTAAGTTTATCTTTTTTATTGGATACAGGAGTAAGTAAGCCCATTATTTTTAATTTTTTAAATGTATCTGATACACTAAAAATAAAAGATACCGAGACTATTTTTTTAAGAGGTTTAGGAGAAGGAGAATCTGTAGAAGCATTAAAATCTAAGAATAATGTTTTTAAAATTGGAGAAGCCATTAAGTTAAATCAGGATTTATATGCGGTTTACGATTCTAATCTCAATTTTGCTCCCAGATTAGGTTTTCCAGTTCATGGCATCATTGGCTTCGATTTATTTAGGGATTTAGTAGTTGAAATAAATTACTCTAAAAAGGTTATAAAACTAACTGCACCAGAAAAATATAGGTATAAAAAATGCAAAAAATGCGAAAGACTAAATTTGGAGTTTTACAATAGTAAGCCTTATATAAATGCTGAAGTAACCATGAATAGAAGAAAGATACCTGTTAAATTATTAATAGATTCTGGAGGAAGTGATTCTTTATGGTTGTTTGAAGATGACTCTTTAGGAATTGAATCCAGTAATAAATATTTTTATGATTTTCTTGGTCATGGTTTGAGTGGAAGTGTTTATGGTAAACGTTCAAAAGTCAGAAGTTTTTCTTTAAAAAGTTTTCAACTAAATAAGGTTAATGTGTCATTTCCAGATTCAACATTTATATTATTTGCAAGAAAACATAAGAGTCGTAATGGTAGTTTATCAGGTAACATTTTAAAGCGTTTTAATGTTATTTTTGATTATCGGAACGCGATAATTACGCTAACAAAAAACCATTATTTTAATGAAAAGTTTCAGTATAATAAAAGCGGTATAGAGTTGGCACATGATGGATTTAGATTAGTAAGAGAGAAAGATAACTTGGTTAGTAATGATAATGGTCTTGGGGATTCTCAAGAAAAGGGCACAAAAATTATAATAGACCCCCAGTATAAGTTGTCATTAAAACCAGCCTATGCCATAGTAGAATTGAGAAAAAATTCTCCGGCAGAAAAGGCAGGTTTACTTAAAGGAGATATAATCTTGAGTATAAATAATAGGAATAGTTATCAATTTACGTTACAAGAGTTGATCCATATGTTTTATGGTGAAGCGGGTAAACGCATAAAATTAAAAATAGAAAGAGATAAAAGCACTTTTACTTTTCAATTTCAATTAGAAAACCTTTTTCAATAAATTCATCCTGACTTTTGTTTTTAACCTAAAATGAGATGAAATTTATTCAGATGAAACTATTTTTGTAAAGCATGTATTGTAGGCATAAGAAAACAGACAAAATAAGGGCGAATTTCTGCCATTCCTACACCTGTTGGACATTTTCATTAAGTTAAGGAGATTTATTTTGTATTGTCACATTGAACGCAGTCGAAATGCTATTGAAAAACAAGGTTTTATTGTTTTCTACTGCCGTTCGTCCGGCGGACGCTCAAACTGCACTTTGGTGCCTTAATTTAATGAGATTGACCTGCCAGAAGGTTTTAGGAAATAGAAAAAGTCAAGACGAGTTCAATAAAAAAAGCCAGAGAAATTAATTTCTCTGGCTTTTTTTGATTTTTAAAAATTTGTCAACCTTTAATAGGACGATTTATTTTTGTAAAGCGTTTATTGCTGAACAATACTTTTATTTTTCTTTTCTAAAACACTCTTTTTATTAGGGTCAATAACCAAGCCTTTTATTTTTAAGGCTACTGTAGGTGTTTCAGCATTAGAGATAACAGTTATTGTTTTTCTAATAGGATTTACTCTATTTGTGTCATACTTAACCTCAATTTCTCCAGTTTTTCCTGGTAAAATAGGATCTTTTGGTTTTTTGGGAATAGTACAACCACAACTAGATGAAACTTTAGAAATTATAAGAGGTGCATCACCAGTGTTTGTGAATTTAAAAACACGTACACCATTTGATCCTTTTTCAATAGTTCCGTAATCGATAGTATCAGACTTAAATTCTATTTTTGCTACTTTATCTTGCGCATTTACAGATAAACTAATTAATCCGATAAATAAAATTGTAATTAACTGTTTCATTTGTCTATTTTTTAATTGTTTTTTTAAGGTCGAATAATGAACACTTCTAATATTATTAAAGCTTTGTAATGCTCATTTTATTACTTTTAATTTCATGTCAAACATACTTACTTTTTATACAATCTGCAAAAATATTAGATATAATGCAGGTATGTTAACATATTCAACTGAGTTAAAAGTACGTACAACTTTTCTGAAATAAGTCTATATTTTTGTTAAAATATCCAATAATCATTGTTTTATGATTGATATTATAGTTTTCATTTGTTAATATTTATTTTTACTGTAGTCAGACCAAACCAACCAAACAGGTGTCATTTGCATATTAAAATCTCATTTATTAATGAAATTAATAGCTATGCTCATTTCACAGAAAAAGAAATATAAGTACTTTTGCACATCAATGTTCAAAAACTATTCCAAAGTATGCAAATACCTTCAAAATATGAGGCAAGTCAGGTAGAAAGTAAGTGGTATGATTACTGGATGAAACACAATTATTTTCATTCAGAGCCAGATGAAAGAGAACCATATACTATTGTGATACCTCCACCAAATGTAACAGGGGTTTTACACATGGGGCATATGCTTAATAATACGATTCAAGATGTATTAATTCGTCGTGCGCGTTTACAAGGTAAAAATGCCTGTTGGGTACCTGGTACAGATCATGCATCTATTGCTACTGAAGCGAAAGTAGTTGCCAAATTAAAAGAGCAAGGTATTGATAAAAATGATTTGTCTCGTGAGGAGTTTTTAAAACATGCTTGGGATTGGACTCACGAATATGGGGGTGTTATTTTAGAGCAACTTAAAAAACTGGGGTGTTCTTGCGATTGGGAACGGACTAAATTTACGATGGATGATGACATGAGTGAAGCGGTCATCAAGGTGTTTGTAGATTTGTTTAATAAAGGTTTGATTTATCGTGGTTACCGTATGGTAAACTGGGATCCTGAAGCAAAAACAACCTTATCTGATGAAGAAGTTATTCATGAAGAACGTCAGGGGAATTTATATTATCTTCAATATAAAATTGAAGGTAGTGAAGATACTTTAACGATAGCTACGACGCGTCCTGAAACTATTTTTGGAGATACAGCTATTTGTATTAATCCAAATGATGAAAGATTTCTACACTTACGTGGAAAAAAGGCTATTGTACCCATATGTAACCGAGTTATTCCTATTATTGAGGATGATTATGTAGATGTTGAGTTCGGTACAGGTTGCCTTAAAGTAACACCAGCACATGATGAAAATGATAAAAATTTAGGAGATAAGCATAAGTTAGAGGTTATAGATATTTTTAATGAAGATGCTTCTTTAAATAGCTTTGGATTACATTTTGAAGGTCAGGATCGTTTTGTAGCCAGAAAAGCAGTCGTTAAAGAATTAGAAGCAACAGGTGTTTTAGTAAAAACTGAAACTCATATTAACAAAGTAGGAACTTCCGAAAGAACCAAAGCTGTTATTGAACCACGTTTGAGTGATCAGTGGTTTCTAAAAATGGAAGATTTAGCAAAACCAGCTATAAAAGCGGTTTTAGGCGAAGATTCTGAGATTAATTTATTTCCTAAGAAATTTGAAAACACCTACCGTCATTGGATGGAGAATATCCGTGATTGGAATATTTCACGTCAATTACTTTGGGGACAACAAATTCCAGCTTATTACTACGGTGATGGAAAAGAAGATTTTGTAGTAGCAGAAAATAAAGAAGACGCTTTAAAGTTAGCTAAGGATAAAACCAAAAACCAGCAACTAACAATCAGCAATTTAACTCAAGACACTGATGCTTTGGATACTTGGTTTAGCTCATGGTTATGGCCAATAAGTGTTTTTGATGGAATAAGAAATCCTGAAAATAAGGATATTAAATACTATTATCCAACAAACGATTTGGTAACGGGCCCGGATATTTTATTCTTTTGGGTAGCTCGTATGATAATCTCAGGATATGAGTATAAAGACGAGAAACCGTTTAATAATGTATATTTAACGGGCTTAGTTCGTGATAAGCAAAGACGAAAAATGTCTAAACAACTTGGTAATTCGCCAGATGCTTTAAAGCTTATAGAAGAATATGGAGCTGGAGGCGTTCGTGTTGGGTTGTTATTAAGTTCTGCTGCAGGAAACGATTTAATGTTTGATGAGGCACTTTGTCAACAAGGAAAAGGTTTTGGAAACAAAATTTGGAATGCTTATCGTTTAGTTGATGGATGGAAAGTTGATGAAAATATAGAGCAACCGGAGTCAAGTAAAATGGCTATAGATTGGTACGAATCTAAATTTCAGAAAGCTTTAATTGAGATTGAAGACCATTTTAGCAAGTATAGATTGAGTGATGCATTAATGGCTATCTACAAACTTATTTTTGATGATTTTTGCGGATGGTACTTAGAAATGATCAAGCCTGGATATTTACAACCAATTGATGCTAAAACTTTAAAAAGCACCATTACCATTTTTGAAGATAATTTAAAAATTGTACACCCATTTATGCCATTTTTAACGGAAGATATTTGGCATTATATAGCTGATAGAACCCCGGAAGAAGCTTTGATTGTTGCTAAATGGCCAGAATCTAAGCCAGTTAATGAAGCTTTAATTAATGAGTTTGAATTTGCTTCAGAAGTTATTTCAGGGATTAGAAACGTTAGAAAACAAAAAAATATAGCTTTTAAAGATGCTATTGGACTTTCGATAATTAATAATGAAAAAAACCATAAAACATTCGATAGTATTATTTCTAAATTAGGCAATTTAGAAAACATCGATTATGTTTCTGATGCTGTTGATGGTGCTTTAACTTTTAGAGTAAAATCTAATGAGTATTTTATACCTATGGTAGGTAGTATTGATGTTGAGGCAGAAATTAAAAAATTAACAGAAGAATTAAGCTATACAGAAGGTTTCTTAAAATCGGTACAAAAGAAACTCTCTAATGAGCGTTTTGTCTTAGGGGCGCCGGAACAGGTGGTTGCTAGTGAGAAGAAAAAAGAAGCAGATGCCTTAGCAAAAATAGAAACACTTAAGGCAAGTTTGTCAAGTTTGCATTAAGTGTTTATTTAGCTTGTAGTTTATTTGCTTAGTGTTTAGTGTAACTAATGCTATCACCAACAGAAAGGGACCAGATATCTACCAGACCAGCATTAATTTCGAGCACATATTTTGCGGGAAAATTTGAAGGCAAAGAGCTTTCATCAAATGGTTTAGCATTTTTCTGAAAGCTTACGATGCTTTTATTTTCGTTTATATAAATTAAGTCTAAAGGTATTTTTGTGTTCTTCATGTAAAAGAAACGCTCTCTAACATCATCAAACACAAATAACATCCCCTGTTTTTTATCCATAGAATTTCTGTACATTAATCCTGTCTGAATATCAAAATCAGTATCGGCTATTTCAATATCCAGGTTTACTTGTGTAGAGTCAATGGACTTGAAAATTGTAAGCTCTCCTTCCTTTTTAAAAGTGACTTCGGTTTGCTTTATGACTTTTTTGTTTTCTTTACAAGACGATAGGCTTAAAATAAAACCATTCGAAATTATAAAAGTTAATAAAAGGAAACGTTTAGAAAACATCTTATTTAACGACTGTTTTTGGTTTATAAACAAACATAAAATATAAACCAATTAGAATAAATGGAATACTTAGCCATTGCCCTGTATTTAAATTAGCCCAATTAATATATTCATCACCTTGAGGCTCTTTGGTAAACTCGACAAAGAAGCGAATAGTCCACAATAGGACTAAAAACAATCCAAATAGAAAACCGGTTTGATCTCTTTTTTTAGTTTTTGAATAGAAATACCATAAAATTAAAAACACAAAAATATAACAGAAAGATTCGTATAGCTGAGCAGGATGTCTATAGGGGACTTTTTCTAGTAATTCTACAAATTGGGGGTTATCGGTGACAGCATTATACGCTTCCTGAACATCTTTAATACCCGTAAGTTGTGTGATTTGACTCTTGTAGTATTCATCTTGAATAAAACGAACCCCCAAACTAGATTCTGTAACTTTTCCAATAATTTCAGAATTGATAAAATTTCCAATTCTGATAAAAACGGCTCCTGAAGCAACCGATATAACAACACGGTCTAAAACCCATAATAATGATTTGTATTTGTATTTTTTACGATACAAATACATGCCTATTATAATACCAATAGCAGCACCATGACTCGCTAATCCTTGAAAACCGGTAAATTCAAAACCACCTTTAAATTTGAATGGTAGAAAAATACTAAAAAAGTCTTGTGAGATTAATTCTGATTGATAAAACAAAACATGCCCTAAACGCGCACCTAACATAGTTGCTAATACGGTGTAAATAAATAAAGGATCCAGATAGTCTAAAGATATTTTTTCTTTAGTGAAAATACGTTTCATAATATACCAGCCTATTATAAAGGCAATGACCCACATAAGACTGTAGAAGTGTAATTTGAAATTTCCGAAAATGTCAATTCCAGTTACAGGGTTCCAATCGAATTTTAATGCTTGCATATGTTTTATTTTTTACTTTAAAATTTCTAAAATTTCAACTTCGAAAATGATGTTAGATTTTGGAGGAATCCCTCTACCTCCTGCTTCACCATAAGCTAAATGATACGGAATAAATAGGGTTGCTTTATCTCCAACATTTAATTGTTGTAACCCTTCCTTAAAGCCTGAAATCATTTTGGCATCTGGACTGATATCAGCAGTAATAGGTTGGTATTGGTCTGCGGCTTTACGCTTTTCGTTTACGGCATCAAGAGCTTCAGCAATTTCTAATTTACTGGTTTGAAGTAGTTTTCCGCTTTCAAAATATACAGCATAATGGGTAAGCACTTCAGCGTTTTCTGGTAATTTTTTTCCAGTGCCTTTTTCGGTAACAAAAAATTGTAAACCAGAAGACAACGTCATAGCTTTAGCTCGTTGTTTTTCAAATTTTTCTTTAGAAGCTTTTATAATTGCTTCTATTTTGGCTAGCTTTTCTTTTTCTTTACGTTCTGCTTCAGCAAAATGATTATTAAATGTGTTTGGAGCATCAAAGGATTTTGCATCTTTACCTTTTCTAATAATATTTAATTCTTTAATGACAACGTCTTCCACAGGTCTGTCTCCAGATGCCGTTTTTACATTAGAAATACTGTCCTGGATATCTATTCCAATAACGAGCTCACCAAATATATTATACCCATTATCTAAATGAGGTTTTGGGATTTCTGTAATAAAAAATTGACTTCCGTTTGTATTGCGTCCAGAGTTTGCCATAGATAAAATACCTGGTTTATCATGTTTTAGATCTGGATGAAATTCATCCGTAAATTTATAACCGGGACTTCCTCCACCTGTACCTGTAGGGTCACCACCTTGAATCATAAATTCATTGATAACACGATGAAAAATAAGTCCGTTATAGAATTTTTTTCCTATATAAGCACTGTCTACCATAGTATTAGTACCTTCTGCTAGTGAGACAAAATTAGCAACAGTTATAGGTGCTTTTTTATGTGCTAATTTAGCAACCATAATACCTTCTGAGGTAATAAATTCTGCATATAATCCATCTTCAAGATCTGGATATTGAGCTTTACATGAAGCTAAAGTTATTAAAGAAGTAGTTAATAATATTTTGACTGCGTTTTTTAAAAAATTCATTATTAATTAGTTTGATTTTGGGTAATTGAATTTACTGTAACTTCACATACTATTGGTGTGTTGCTACCTATTTTGTTTTCATCGCCATAATAACCATATGCTTTTTGTGAAGGGAAAAGAAAGGTAACAGTTTCGCCAGTTTTCATTAGTTTTAAACCTTCACGTAAACCGGTAAATAACTCTTCTTTATCCATAGCATAGTTTTGCGTTTTAATATCTTCTTTTGAATATATTAGGCTGCCATTTAATGCTTTTATATTGTAATTATAGTTTATAATATCTCCGAAGAGAGGTGTTTTTAAAGTATCTATTTCTATTTTATTATTGTAGTAATACCAGAAACCACTCTCTGAAGCTATATAGTCTATGTCTTGCGCTTGCATGATTTTTTCTATGGAAACTTGTTCTTGAGCAATCAGTTTTTTATTGCGCTCTACGGAGGCATCTATAAAAGAGCCAGTTTTTACCGATATGGGACGTCGAGCATCGGGGGTTTTACAGTTTAATGCCAGTAAAACAATGGCCAATGTTAGTAATTTATTCATTATTTAGGGCTTTATTATAACTAGGCAATATACTAATAAATTTAGCAACTGTATCTTCTAGCGATAAATAGCTTTTTCCTCCAGCAGCGTTGGTATGACCACCACCACCAAAATGCGCTCTGGATAATTCGTTGACAGAAAAATTCCCTTTAGAGCGTAACGAGATCTTTATAATGCCTTCTTGTTTATCTTCAATGAAAATAGCAGCTAGTATCGTATTGTTTAATGACAAAGCATAATTCACAACACCTTCTGTATCGCCTTTTTTATAATCATGTTTATATAATTCTTCTTGTGTAAGTGTAATATAAGCTGTTCTTGATTCTGGAATAACTTTTAAGTTGCTTAACGCACATCCCAGAAGCTGTAAACGTTCGTAGCTATTAGTGTCGTAAACATTGTTATGAATTTCCGTATTATTAGCTCCTTTTTCAATAAGTTGAGCTATTATTTGGTGGGTTTTACTAGTTGTGGATAAAAACCTAAAAGAACCTGTGTCGGTCATTATGCCAACATATAAGCAGGTTGAAATGTTTGTGTCTATCAGATTTGTATCGCCTAACATATTAATAAAATGGTATACCATTTCGCAGGTCGAACT from Flavivirga spongiicola encodes:
- the lgt gene encoding prolipoprotein diacylglyceryl transferase, with the protein product MQALKFDWNPVTGIDIFGNFKLHFYSLMWVIAFIIGWYIMKRIFTKEKISLDYLDPLFIYTVLATMLGARLGHVLFYQSELISQDFFSIFLPFKFKGGFEFTGFQGLASHGAAIGIIIGMYLYRKKYKYKSLLWVLDRVVISVASGAVFIRIGNFINSEIIGKVTESSLGVRFIQDEYYKSQITQLTGIKDVQEAYNAVTDNPQFVELLEKVPYRHPAQLYESFCYIFVFLILWYFYSKTKKRDQTGFLFGLFLVLLWTIRFFVEFTKEPQGDEYINWANLNTGQWLSIPFILIGLYFMFVYKPKTVVK
- a CDS encoding peptidylprolyl isomerase — protein: MNFLKNAVKILLTTSLITLASCKAQYPDLEDGLYAEFITSEGIMVAKLAHKKAPITVANFVSLAEGTNTMVDSAYIGKKFYNGLIFHRVINEFMIQGGDPTGTGGGSPGYKFTDEFHPDLKHDKPGILSMANSGRNTNGSQFFITEIPKPHLDNGYNIFGELVIGIDIQDSISNVKTASGDRPVEDVVIKELNIIRKGKDAKSFDAPNTFNNHFAEAERKEKEKLAKIEAIIKASKEKFEKQRAKAMTLSSGLQFFVTEKGTGKKLPENAEVLTHYAVYFESGKLLQTSKLEIAEALDAVNEKRKAADQYQPITADISPDAKMISGFKEGLQQLNVGDKATLFIPYHLAYGEAGGRGIPPKSNIIFEVEILEILK
- a CDS encoding DHH family phosphoesterase, with translation MNKQDIISIKRLLSSKKKIVIVPHKNPDGDAIGSTLGLYHYLIKGNHQVNVIVPNDYPTFLKWIPGNDIILKHDSQTKKCDALIEAADIIFTLDFNAFHRTGNMETVLAKSNALKIMIDHHQAPDDYATYMFSDVSMSSTCEMVYHFINMLGDTNLIDTNISTCLYVGIMTDTGSFRFLSTTSKTHQIIAQLIEKGANNTEIHNNVYDTNSYERLQLLGCALSNLKVIPESRTAYITLTQEELYKHDYKKGDTEGVVNYALSLNNTILAAIFIEDKQEGIIKISLRSKGNFSVNELSRAHFGGGGHTNAAGGKSYLSLEDTVAKFISILPSYNKALNNE
- a CDS encoding DUF192 domain-containing protein, whose protein sequence is MFSKRFLLLTFIISNGFILSLSSCKENKKVIKQTEVTFKKEGELTIFKSIDSTQVNLDIEIADTDFDIQTGLMYRNSMDKKQGMLFVFDDVRERFFYMKNTKIPLDLIYINENKSIVSFQKNAKPFDESSLPSNFPAKYVLEINAGLVDIWSLSVGDSISYTKH
- the gldI gene encoding gliding motility-associated peptidyl-prolyl isomerase GldI, with amino-acid sequence MNKLLTLAIVLLALNCKTPDARRPISVKTGSFIDASVERNKKLIAQEQVSIEKIMQAQDIDYIASESGFWYYYNNKIEIDTLKTPLFGDIINYNYNIKALNGSLIYSKEDIKTQNYAMDKEELFTGLREGLKLMKTGETVTFLFPSQKAYGYYGDENKIGSNTPIVCEVTVNSITQNQTN
- a CDS encoding DUF1573 domain-containing protein; this translates as MKQLITILFIGLISLSVNAQDKVAKIEFKSDTIDYGTIEKGSNGVRVFKFTNTGDAPLIISKVSSSCGCTIPKKPKDPILPGKTGEIEVKYDTNRVNPIRKTITVISNAETPTVALKIKGLVIDPNKKSVLEKKNKSIVQQ
- a CDS encoding retropepsin-like aspartic protease: MKIVFFSIKKLLTLILVFFCFSNLSFSQNKFVIQNKNQSDRVKFKLINNLIIIPVEVNGVSLSFLLDTGVSKPIIFNFLNVSDTLKIKDTETIFLRGLGEGESVEALKSKNNVFKIGEAIKLNQDLYAVYDSNLNFAPRLGFPVHGIIGFDLFRDLVVEINYSKKVIKLTAPEKYRYKKCKKCERLNLEFYNSKPYINAEVTMNRRKIPVKLLIDSGGSDSLWLFEDDSLGIESSNKYFYDFLGHGLSGSVYGKRSKVRSFSLKSFQLNKVNVSFPDSTFILFARKHKSRNGSLSGNILKRFNVIFDYRNAIITLTKNHYFNEKFQYNKSGIELAHDGFRLVREKDNLVSNDNGLGDSQEKGTKIIIDPQYKLSLKPAYAIVELRKNSPAEKAGLLKGDIILSINNRNSYQFTLQELIHMFYGEAGKRIKLKIERDKSTFTFQFQLENLFQ
- a CDS encoding valine--tRNA ligase, which encodes MQIPSKYEASQVESKWYDYWMKHNYFHSEPDEREPYTIVIPPPNVTGVLHMGHMLNNTIQDVLIRRARLQGKNACWVPGTDHASIATEAKVVAKLKEQGIDKNDLSREEFLKHAWDWTHEYGGVILEQLKKLGCSCDWERTKFTMDDDMSEAVIKVFVDLFNKGLIYRGYRMVNWDPEAKTTLSDEEVIHEERQGNLYYLQYKIEGSEDTLTIATTRPETIFGDTAICINPNDERFLHLRGKKAIVPICNRVIPIIEDDYVDVEFGTGCLKVTPAHDENDKNLGDKHKLEVIDIFNEDASLNSFGLHFEGQDRFVARKAVVKELEATGVLVKTETHINKVGTSERTKAVIEPRLSDQWFLKMEDLAKPAIKAVLGEDSEINLFPKKFENTYRHWMENIRDWNISRQLLWGQQIPAYYYGDGKEDFVVAENKEDALKLAKDKTKNQQLTISNLTQDTDALDTWFSSWLWPISVFDGIRNPENKDIKYYYPTNDLVTGPDILFFWVARMIISGYEYKDEKPFNNVYLTGLVRDKQRRKMSKQLGNSPDALKLIEEYGAGGVRVGLLLSSAAGNDLMFDEALCQQGKGFGNKIWNAYRLVDGWKVDENIEQPESSKMAIDWYESKFQKALIEIEDHFSKYRLSDALMAIYKLIFDDFCGWYLEMIKPGYLQPIDAKTLKSTITIFEDNLKIVHPFMPFLTEDIWHYIADRTPEEALIVAKWPESKPVNEALINEFEFASEVISGIRNVRKQKNIAFKDAIGLSIINNEKNHKTFDSIISKLGNLENIDYVSDAVDGALTFRVKSNEYFIPMVGSIDVEAEIKKLTEELSYTEGFLKSVQKKLSNERFVLGAPEQVVASEKKKEADALAKIETLKASLSSLH